The Kwoniella mangroviensis CBS 8507 chromosome 1 map unlocalized Ctg02, whole genome shotgun sequence genome window below encodes:
- a CDS encoding ADP,ATP carrier protein, mitochondrial, translating into MSDVKKPKDVKAFLTDFLMGGVSAAVSKTAAAPIERIKLLVQNQDEMIKQGRLSTPYKGIGDCFSRTYKEEGLASLWRGNTANVIRYFPTQALNFAFKDYFKSLFGFKKSEGYWKWFAGNIASGGAAGASSLLFVYSLDYARTRLANDNKSAKKGGSRQFNGLVDVYKKTLASDGIAGLYRGFVPSVVGIIVYRGLYFGLYDSIKPVILVGPLEGNFLASFALGWTVTTSAGLASYPLDTIRRRMMMTSGGTVHYKSMMDAGSQIIAKEGIKSLFKGAGANILRGVAGAGVLSLYDKMQELMFGKVYSVS; encoded by the exons ATGTCCGACGTTAAAAAACCAAAGGATGTCAAGGCTTTCTTGACCGATTTCTTGATGGGTGGTGTTTCCGCCGCTGTCTCCAAGACCGCTGCTGCTCCCATTGAGAGAATCAAGCTTTTGGTGCAAAACCAAGATGAAAT GATCAAGCAAGGTCGTCTCTCTACCCCTTACAAGGGTATTGGTGACTGTTTCTCCCGAACCTACAAGGAAGAGGGTCTCGCTTCTCTCTGGAGAGGTAACACCGCCAACGTTATCCGATACTTCCCCACCCAAGCCTTGAACTTCGCCTTCAAGGATTACTTCAAGTCACTCTTCGGTTTCAAGAAGTCTGAAGGTTACTGGAAATGGTTCGCTGGTAACATCGCTTCCGGTGGTGCTGCTGGTgcctcttctcttcttttcgtCTACTCCCTTGATTACGCCCGAACTCGATTGGCCAACGACAACAAGTCCGCTAAGAAGGGTGGTTCCAGACAATTCAACGGTTTGGTCGATGTCTACAAGAAGACTCTCGCTTCCGATGGTATCGCTGGTCTTTACAGAGGTTTCGTTCCTTCCGTTGTTGGTATCATTGTCTACAGAGGTCTCTACTTCGGTCTTTACGACTCCATCAAACCCGTCATCCTCGTTGGTCCCCTCGAAGGTAACTTCTTGGCCTCCTTCGCTCTTGGTTGGACTGTTACTACTTCTGCTGGTCTTGCTTCTTACCCTCTCGACACCATCAGACgacgaatgatgatgacctcCGGTGGTACCGTCCACTACAAGTCCATGATGGATGCTGGTTCTCAAATCATCGCCAAGGAAGGTATCAAATCCCTCTTCAAGGGTGCTGGTGCTAACATCCTCCGTGGTGTTGCCGGTGCTGGTGTCTTGTCTCTTTACGACAAGATGCAAGAATTGATGTTCGGTAAAGTCTACTCTGTGAGTTGA
- a CDS encoding 60S ribosomal protein uL13, with protein sequence MSNFSAQPIVIDGKGHLLGRLASIISKQILSGQKVTVVRCEEINASGSFFRNKLKYHNYLHKRHIVNPKKSGPFHFRAPSRILYKAVRGMVPHKTSRGAAALKRLELYEGVPPSQDKVKKMVVPSALRVLRLKPGRKFCTLKRISAEVGWNYKDVVDRLEEKRKVKGQAYFERKQAALKLRAKADASVAKDEKLTQFGY encoded by the exons ATGTCTAACTTCTCCGCCCAACCCATCGTCATTGACGGAAAAGGACACCTTTTGGGTCGTCTCGCTTCGATCATCTCCAAGCAG ATCCTCAGCGGCCAAAAGGTCACCGTCGTCCGATGTGAGGAAATCAACGCTTCGGGTTCTTTCTTCCGAAACAAGTTGAAGTACCACAACTACCTCCACA AACGACACATTGTCAACCCTAAGAAATCGGGTCCTTTCCACTTCCGAGCTCCTTCCCGAATCCTTTACAAGGCCGTCCGAGGAATGGTCCCCCACAAGACCTCCCGAGGTGCCGCCGCTTTGAAGAGACTCGAATTGTACGAAGGTGTACCCCCATCTCAAGATAAAGTTAAGAAGATGGTCGTACCCTCCGCTTTGAGAGTGCTCCGATTGAAACCCGGTAGAAAGTTCTGTACCCTCAAGAGAATCTCAGCTGAAGTCGGATGGAACTACAAGGATGTCGTTGATAGActcgaagagaagagaaaggttaAGGGACAAGCTTACTTCgagagaaag CAAGCCGCTCTCAAACTCCGAGCCAAGGCCGACGCCTCAGTCgccaaagatgagaaactcACTCAATTCGGTTACTAA
- a CDS encoding OPT family small oligopeptide transporter produces MRELAVDREAISPHPTPTYEDGYDEPHDPDSEKQASSDDSNASSLSTRAAIDFHQDDIRDSIGAVDEQDISPSTVRMWTLLLVLSTVISGIDALFQLRYPTVSVASIVAVLVAWPVGTAWSIWLPNLSLPIGGGRRLSLNDTRFNRKELGCVLMFVNVCIAANLTNTLMVEQIKYFKVELGLGKMIFYNLGLYITSWGWTGLTHSILVRPANMIWPGVVGQLALVTNIDRINRRLKPNPSDNDGKTWKISPMGMFGIVFTLSFVYYWISGLVFPALAYIGAFISWSAPNNATLSQIFGVKTGLGLMPLAFDWSQISNLSNPLLTPFWAASCVFGAFAFWGWIVLPALYYTNTWQTGHFPIMTNSLYTVNGKSYDVTKVVTKNWTLDAAAYKKYSPLMLPAAFVLNSALGVASFAAVILDLAMNWRKDVWEPFRNRNADTGAVNGEQKRYREKVLPLWLYGTASVIGIIFGIIFVEVWRNETQVGAGAFFVSIIIAAVLFLPLAMVEARANITLNLNIFLEMVSGFWLPGKPIACMYFATSGFATLQHAMHQSQSMKMAHYLSVPPRTAALIVFLSGVWSSLVNCSVTWWALRHTANVCTSAAENNFVCRTAKTSFNTHIMWGLLGSKVFTKGGRYVEIYYFLFGAAAVTTIVFIMRRRFPDSKWALVSPTLIMNAGTLLPKNTGINFSSWFLVSFVFGYLIHKKKTAWWRKYNMITATALDSGVAIAVILIYFAITYTGAGAHISWWGTKVQNSGCDANGCAHLSVESLVKPTGW; encoded by the coding sequence ATGCGTGAGCTAGCTGTCGACAGAGAGGCCATATCGCCTCACCCGACGCCCACGTATGAGGACGGCTACGATGAGCCTCATGATCCAGACTCGGAGAAACAGGCCTCATCTGATGATAGTAATGCCTCTTCCCTCTCGACGCGGGCTGCCATCGACTTCCACCAGGACGACATCCGCGACTCGATCGGCGCGGTGGACGAGCAGGACATCTCGCCCAGTACCGTGCGAATGTGGACCTTGCTCCTGGTCCTCTCGACAGTCATCTCTGGCATCGATGCACTGTTCCAGCTGCGCTACCCTACCGTTTCGGTCGCCAGCATCGTCGCCGTCCTCGTTGCCTGGCCGGTCGGCACCGCATGGTCCATCTGGCTCCCCAACTTGTCTCTCCCGATTGGAGGGGGCCGACGACTGAGCCTGAATGATACCCGCTTCAACCGCAAGGAGCTCGGCTGCGTGCTCATGTTTGTCAACGTCTGCATTGCGGCTAATCTCACCAACACGCTCATGGTGGAGCAGATCAAGTATTTCAAGGTCGAGCTCGGTCTAGGCAAGATGATCTTCTACAACCTCGGACTGTACATCACCTCGTGGGGGTGGACCGGTTTGACTCACAGCATCCTCGTGCGGCCCGCCAATATGATCTGGCCGGGCGTCGTGGGCCAGCTTGCGCTCGTCACCAACATTGATCGGATCAACCGGCGGCTCAAGCCAAATCCGAGCGACAACGACGGCAAGACCTGGAAGATCTCGCCCATGGGCATGTTCGGCATCGTCTTTACCCTCTCGTTTGTCTACTACTGGATCTCAGGCCTTGTCTTCCCTGCTCTCGCCTACATCGGCGCCTTCATCTCGTGGAGCGCCCCGAACAATGCTACCTTGAGCCAAATATTCGGCGTCAAGACCGGCCTCGGCCTCATGCCGCTAGCCTTCGACTGGTCTCAGATCTCCAACCTATCCAACCCTCTCCTCACCCCGTTCTGGGCCGCCTCTTGCGTCTTTGGCGCTTTTGCTTTCTGGGGATGGATCGTCTTGCCCGCATTGTACTACACCAACACCTGGCAGACGGGTCATTTCCCGATCATGACCAACAGTCTCTACACCGTTAACGGCAAATCTTACGACGTCACCAAAGTGGTCACCAAGAATTGGACGCTAGACGCAGCCGCGTACAAGAAGTACAGCCCGCTCATGTTACCGGCAGCCTTCGTCTTGAATTCTGCACTCGGCGTTGCATCATTTGCCGCAGTCATCCTGGACCTCGCCATGAATTGGCGCAAAGACGTGTGGGAGCCCTTCAGAAATCGTAACGCCGATACTGGCGCGGTCAATGGGGAACAGAAAAGGTATAGAGAGAAGGTGCTGCCGTTGTGGCTGTACGGCACTGCATCGGTGATCGGGATAATATTTGGCATCATCTTTGTGGAGGTCTGGAGGAACGAAACCCAAGTGGGCGCCGGCGCATTCTTCGTCTCGATTATCATCGCCGCAGTGctctttctccctcttgCCATGGTCGAGGCCCGCGCCAATATcactctcaacctcaacatcttcctcgaAATGGTTAGCGGCTTCTGGCTGCCCGGAAAACCCATTGCTTGCATGTACTTCGCCACTTCTGGCTTTGCGACGCTGCAACATGCCATGCATCAATCCCAGTCTATGAAGATGGCCCACTACCTCTCCGTCCCACCCCGAACCGCCGCTCTGATCGTCTTTCTCTCCGGCGTCTGGTCATCGCTTGTCAATTGCTCGGTGACCTGGTGGGCCCTTCGCCACACCGCCAATGTTTGCACCTCAGCGGCGGAGAACAATTTTGTCTGCCGGACAGCCAAGACATCTTTCAACACGCACATCATGTGGGGGCTGCTCGGCTCAAAGGTCTTCACAAAGGGAGGTCGGTATGTCGAAATCTACTACTTTTTGTTCGGGGCGGCGGCCGTGACGACAATAGTCTTTATCATGCGCCGGCGCTTCCCAGACTCGAAGTGGGCGTTGGTCAGTCCGACCTTGATCATGAATGCCGGAACCCTCTTGCCCAAGAACACCGGCATCAACTTCTCGTCATGGTTCCTCGTCTCCTTTGTCTTTGGGTACCTCATccacaagaagaagacagcGTGGTGGCGCAAGTACAACATGATTACAGCCACGGCGCTCGATTCCGGTGTCGCCATTGCCGTTATTCTCATCTACTTTGCCATCACGTATACCGGTGCCGGGGCGCATATCAGTTGGTGGGGCACAAAGGTCCAGAACTCGGGGTGTGACGCGAATGGTTGCGCCCATTTGAGCGTAGAGAGCCTCGTCAAGCCGACGGGGTggtag
- a CDS encoding protein disulfide-isomerase domain: MKISSGLTLALAALLPALTSVLASDVLDLAEDTFKGEVFGEDLALVEFFAPWCGHCKNLAPHYEEAATELQKKGIKLAKVDCTEQANLCQEYGVNGYPTLKVFRNGTPTDYTGPRKADGIISYMIKQSLPAVSEVTSDSHAEFIKSDKVVLVAYGDASHPIPSAYSQYANTARDSYLFGQFSDSSLPSIPESPSLPAIVLYKSFDEGYSIFPASELANLDVSALTEFVKTNSVPLFDEISPENFGTYAEQGLPIAYLFADPSEADSRDKLVEELKPLAKELKGEVNFVYIDAVKFIDHGKSLNLPGDNWPAFVIQDLAAQTKYPLQEKEVSAKGIKSFLDKFIKGEIQPSIKSAPIPEKQDEPVYKLVADDWENVFGDLDKDVFAEFYAPWCGHCQRLAPIWDTLAEKYATNSNIVIAQMDATENDIPPAAPFKVQGFPTLKFRAAGSSEFIDYNGDRSLDSLVEFVETHRKSTGGEGGAGGSGDVDEEVWEDEDAPEHDEL; encoded by the exons ATGAAGATCTCATCAGGATTAACACTCGCTCTCGCCGCTTTACTCCCTGCGTTGACTTCGGTCCTAGCTTCTGACGTACTGGACCTAGCGGAAGATACGTTCAAAGGTGAAGTCTTTGGCGAAGATCTGGCTTTGGTAGA ATTCTTCGCTCCTT GGTGTGGACACTGTAAGAA CCTCGCACCTCATTACGAAGAAGCAGCCACCGAACTTCAAAAGAAGGGAATCAAGCTCGCCAAAGTGGATTGCACGGAGCAAGCCAACTTGTGTCAAGAGTATGGTGTGAACGGTTACCCCACACTCAAAGTGTTCAGGAATGGTACTCCCACGGATTACACTGGTCCTAGGAAAGCTGATGGGATAATCAGTTAtatgatcaa ACAATCTTTACCTGCTGTTTCAGAGGTCACTTCTGACTCTCATGCTGAATTTATCAAATCTGATAAAGT CGTTCTCGTCGCCTACGGTGATGCCTCTCACCCCATCCCCTCCGCTTACTCTCAATACGCCAACACCGCCCGAGATTCCTACCTATTCGGTCAATTCAGCGATTCGTCCCTACCTTCCATCCCtgaatcaccttctctcccaGCTATCGTCCTCTACAAATCATTCGACGAGGGATACTCCATCTTCCCCGCTTCAGAACTTGCTAACCTCGATGTAAGCGCTTTAACCGAATTCGTCAAGACCAACTCCGTCCCCTTATTCGACGAGATTTCACCTGAGAACTTTGGTACCTACGCCGAACAAGGTCTACCCATCGCGTACTTGTTCGCTGATCCTTCCGAAGCCGATTCAAGAGACAAGCTTGTAGAGGAATTGAAACCTTTGGCAAAGGAGTTGAAGGGTGAAGTGAACTTTGTTTATATCGACGCGGTAAAATTCATAGATCACGGTAAATCCTTGAACCTCCCTGGTGACAATTGGCCGGCATTCGTCATTCAAGATTTAGCTGCACAGACCAAATACCCTCtacaggagaaagaagtttCCGCCAAAGGTATCAAATCATTCTTGGATAAATTCATTAAAGGTGAAATTCAACCTTCCATAAAATCCGCTCCCATCCCCGAAAAACAAGATGAACCAGTTTACAAGCTTGTCGCGGACGACTGGGAGAACGTatttggtgatttggatAAAGATGTATTTGCTGAGTTCTACGCTCCATGGTGTGGACATTGTC AACGACTCGCTCCTATTTGGGATACTTTGGCTGAAAAATACGCTACCAACTCTAACATTgtcat CGCTCAAATGGATGCTACCGAGAATGATATTCCTCCAGCTGCACCATTCAAAGTACAAGGTTTCCCAACTCTCAAATTCCGTGCGGCTGGTTCTTCCGAATTTATCGACTATAACGGTGATCGAAGCTTAGATTCGTTGGTCGAGTTTGTCGAGACTCACAGGAAATCCAccggtggtgaaggtggtgctggtggatcaggagatgtggatgaggaagtttgggaggatgaggatgctCCTGAGCATGATGAGCTCTAG